Sequence from the Pseudomonas sp. LS.1a genome:
GGGCGAGGCCGCGTTCCGCCAGCTGGTGCTGCTCAACGTGCTGCTGGTGCCGATCGCCTTCTGGCTGCCGGTCAGCCGTGCGGAGCGGGCGATCATGATCGCCGTATGCCTGTTGGGCTTGATCGTCGAGCTGTTCAACTCGGCGGTGGAGGCAGCCATCGACCGCATTTCGCTGGAGCGCCACCCTCTGTCGAAAAACGCCAAGGACATGGGCAGCGCCGCGCAACTGGTGGCACTGACCATGGTGGCGCTGGTGTGGGGTGTGATCCTGCTTTAAGCGATTGGTGGCAACACGATCTCGTCACTGCGGGTGAAGCCCGCAGTGAAGTTGCGGCACAGTTCGAGAAATTCGCGCATGGCCGAGGTCTGGTACTTCTGTTTGTGCCAGATGAAGTAGAACTGGCGCATCAGGTCCAGCTCCGGGGTTTCCACTGCTACCAGGCTGCCGCGGCGGAAGGCGTCGCGCAGGGCCAGGCGCGAGATGCAGCCGATGCCCAGGCCCGACTCCACCGCGCGCTTGATTGCTTCGGTGTGTTCCAGCTCCAGGCGGATGTTGAGGTTGGTGCGGTGGTGGCGCATGGCCTGGTCGAAGGTCAGGCGCGTGCCTGAGCCTTGTTCGCGCAGGATCCATGCTTCCTGGGACAAGGTCTGTACATCGGCGCGGCCCAGCTTGGCCAGCGGGTGCTGCGGCGCGCAGAACACCACCAGTTCGTCCTCGACCCAGGGCTGCACTTCCAGGTCCGGGTGGTTGCAATCGCCTTCGATCAGACCCAGATCAATTTCGTAGTGCGCGACCTGTTGCACGATGTGCGCAGTGTTCTGCACATGTAGCTTCACCTGGCTTTCCGGGTGCACCTGCATGAAACTGCCGATAAGCAGGGTGGCCAGGTAGTTGCCGATGGTCAGCGTGGCACCGACTGCCAGCGAGCCGAAACCGGACTTGCCGTTGAGCAGGTCTTCGATTTCCTTGGCCTGGTCGAGCAGGGCCACGGCTTGGGGCAGCAGTTGCTGGCCCAGGGCATTGAGGCTCAGGCGCTTGCCGGCGCGGTCGAACAGCTGGCAGCTGGACTGGCGCTCAAGCTCGGTGATCGAGGTGCTGGCGGCCGACTGCGACAAGGCCAGCACACTGGCGGCGCGGGAAACGCTCTGGTGCTGGGCCACGGCAACGAAGACTTGCAGCTGACGAAGTGTAAATCGCATATCGA
This genomic interval carries:
- a CDS encoding diacylglycerol kinase, which encodes MTSPFKGQTGLKRILNAAGYSLDGLRAAFKGEAAFRQLVLLNVLLVPIAFWLPVSRAERAIMIAVCLLGLIVELFNSAVEAAIDRISLERHPLSKNAKDMGSAAQLVALTMVALVWGVILL
- the finR gene encoding LysR family transcriptional regulator FinR; translated protein: MRFTLRQLQVFVAVAQHQSVSRAASVLALSQSAASTSITELERQSSCQLFDRAGKRLSLNALGQQLLPQAVALLDQAKEIEDLLNGKSGFGSLAVGATLTIGNYLATLLIGSFMQVHPESQVKLHVQNTAHIVQQVAHYEIDLGLIEGDCNHPDLEVQPWVEDELVVFCAPQHPLAKLGRADVQTLSQEAWILREQGSGTRLTFDQAMRHHRTNLNIRLELEHTEAIKRAVESGLGIGCISRLALRDAFRRGSLVAVETPELDLMRQFYFIWHKQKYQTSAMREFLELCRNFTAGFTRSDEIVLPPIA